DNA sequence from the Synergistota bacterium genome:
CGAGAAACCTTAAAACATCTTCTCGGGCTTCCTCAACGCTTTTCTTTCTTATAGAAAGCTCAAATGGAACGTCTTCCACTTCAAAGCTTATTTCCTCCCTTTCTGGCTCATCCAGCTCATTCTGAGTTATCCCCTCTCCACTGACCTCATCCTTTGAGAGAAATACCCTGAAGAACCCTATTCTCAAGACGACTTCCTCATCTTCAGGGAAGATTTCCTCAACCTCTCCCCACTTTCCAAACTTCGGAACATATACTCTGTCCCCGATTTTAAGGAACTTAACGCTCCTTAAGGGTTCAAAGGTAATGGGCTTATCTTCATCCAGCTCCTTAGAAAGCTTTCTGAGCTTCCCTTTCGCTTCAGCGTAGCTCCTTACACTGGCTTTCGCATCTTTAAGTATCTTTTTAAGCTCTTTTTCCGCTTCTTTGAGCATCCTGTTAGCCTTAAGCTTCGCGGAAGAAAGAATCTTTTCCTCCTTTTCCCTTATCCTCTCAAGCTTTCTTTGATACTTGTCCTTAGCTTCCTCAGCTTTTTTCAGTTCTTCCTTAAGCTTCTTCTCAAGTATGGCGTAACTTGAGCGCTTCGTATGAAGCTCCCTTATAACTTTTTCCACTCTCTCATCCTGAGACGATATGAGTCTGCTTGCTTCTTTTAATACTTCCTCGAGCATACCGAGTCTCTTCGCTATAGCGAGAGCATTGCTTGCTCCAGGAATGCCTATGAAGAGCCTGTACGTGGGCCTAAGCGTCTCTATATCGAACTCCACTGACGCGTTCTCTATATCCCTCTCCCTTATAGCATAATATTTCAGCGCAGGGTAGTGAGTCGTAACTATGGCCTTGGCTCTCTTTTCCCTTATGTACTTTAAAATAGCCATAGCAAGTGCTGCTCCTTCCTGCGGATCCGTCCCCGCACCAAGCTCATCAAGTAGAAGCAAGGAACGAGAGCTTATACGTGGGAGAATCTTAGCTATAGGCTCTATATGAGAGGAAAACGTCGATAGATTCTGCACTATGCTCTGCTCATCTCCTATATCTGCAAACAGCACATCGAACTCGCCTACTATCGCTTCCTGTGCGGGAATGGGAAACCCACACCAGGAAGCCAAGACCATCAAGCCTGCCGTTTTTAAAGCTACCGTCTTACCACCCGTGTTTGGGCCTGTTATAACAAGAATACTGAACTTCTTACCAACCTCTATGCTTATAGGCACTGCTTCCCTACCAAGCAAAGGATGTCTCACTTCCACAAGCTTAAGAAAAGGCTTTTCCTCCAACTTAGGTACTATACATTTTTCATCTATCATAAAAAGAGCACGAGCACAGAGATCGTCCAATTGAGCAACTATATTGAGGTTTCTCATAAGCTCCCTCGAGGCATTCATCGTTATCTCCCCGAGACGGTACAAAATTCTATTTATTTCGTTCTCCTCTTCAGACCTTAGTTCCCTCAACTTATTTTGAAGCTCGAGAGTAGAAAGCGGTTCCATAAAAACGGTCATACCGCTTCCCGAAAGATCATGAACAATTCCCGGAAAGGATCCCTTTTTATCCCGCCTGACGGGAATAACATATCTCCCTTCCCTAAGAGTATATATCGGTTCCTGAATTACATCGGAGAAATCAGGAGAATATATTATTTTAGAAAGCTCACCCTTTATTCTCTCCTCAAGAGCTTTTATCCGCCTTCTCAAAGAAGAAAGGAGGGGAGAAGCTCCGGAATCCACCTCTCCCCTATCATTTATAGCGCTTGATATCGATGAAGAAAGCCCTCTTAAAGGCTCAATATCCTTCGCAAGAGAGTAGAGCGAAGGATATTCCCCTCTAAGCGAGTGAAAATAATCCCTCAGCTTCTCCACGCTTTTACAGAAATCCCTTATTTTAAGAAGCTCCTCGGGAAAGAGCTTCAGAGATGTTTTAAGGTTCTCTAAAAGCGGGGTTATATCCTCAAGAGCCCCCGTAAAGGGAGGAAACTCTCCAGATGAAAGAAGTCGATGAAACTCTTCAAGCAGGATGAGCTCTCTCTTGAGCTTATCCTTATCCAGAGTGGTTTTAGCGAGTATTCTCCTTCTGCCCATGCTTGTAAGAGCCTTTTTCGACACCAGCTCCTTAAACGCCTCAAATTCAAGAAGTCTCCTTGTCCTCTTATCTACATCCATTTTAATTCACCTATCACCCTCCTTACATAAGGAAAAGCATATTTTTTGAAAATCCCATAAAATAGCGAGCTTTCCCTAAGAGTTTTCAATAAGGTAACCTCGGGAAGCACAGAAATTACGAAAAAGAGCGCGCTTAAGATAACGAGCGCTTCCGCAACCCCGAAGAGGGCTCCCCCCCATTTATCGAGCCAACCCAGCCAAACTGCCTTAAGAATCTTATGGAGCAAAACCCCCAAAAGAGAGAAAAAAACAAGCACGAGGAAGAATATCAGAGCAAAAGATATTAAGGAAGAAAACGAAGCAATGGAGGGAAACCTCAACCGCAATCCTCCCGCTAAACTGGGGTAATATTTAAAAGCAATTCCTAAACCAACTATTAACCCCACCAGGGAGGTTAGCTCTCTCGATATGCCTCTAAACCACCCTCGCACGAAGAGAAACAGTATAAGGGCTAATGCAAAGATATCTAAAAAACCAACATTTATTCCTTCATGAGGCACTCCTCCACCCTCTTCCCGATTTTAAGAAGGTTTCTCCTCAAATCGACAAGTCTTTCAGCAAGATTCAGCGAAAGCATTATAAGCTTCTCGCGAGAGTCAAGATGGGGGAACGTTTCTTCTATATCCCTTAGCGTATCACTCACCATAGATGCAAGCTCTTTGAGCTTGTCCTCAGGCTCATCTCCTTTTATCCAGTACGTTTCCCCCAAGATAACGAGCTTAACCTTAGCCATTACTCGCCTTCCTTATTAACAACATCAACAAGCTTGGCAAAAATTCTCCTTATTCTGTCTTCCATGTCGCGCTTTTCCCTTAAGAACTGCTCTCTCTGCTTCTCTATTTCTTCAATTTCTTTTAATCTCTCATTCGCCTTTGAGAGCTCTTCTCTGAGTTTGCTATTCTCCTCCCTTAATTTCCCCACAAGGGAAATTAAGGCATCTACCTTCTCCTCAAGGGCTTTCAGCTCTTCCATCAACTCCGGAATCCCCTCCTTATCTGACCTCGAAGCCGGCCTGGCGAAGGCTCTCCCTTACCTTAGAGTGAACGACATCTACTTCCTCATCCTTAAGAGTCCTGTCCCTAAGCCTATAAATTACAGAGAAAGCCAAACTTCTATATCCCTGTGGAATCTGCGGTCCCTGATAGAAATCAAATACCCTTACCTCCTCAACCATCTCTCCACCCGTCTGACGTATTATCCTCTCTACCTCCGCAGCTTTTCCTTCTAAGGGTACGATCACGGATACATCTCTTCTCACCGCAGGGAACTTAGGTAATCCCTTATACCTTATCTCTCTTGAAACGAGCGATAAAAGAAGGTCAAAATCGAGCTCTGCTATATATACTGCTTCCTCAATATCATGCTCTATTCTTATCTTCGGGCTCAGCTCTCCAATCCACCCGATTGCCTTACCACCTATAGATATAGAGGAAGAGTTATAGCGAGACAGAAAGGGAAGATCCTCCTTAAGTTCTTCAAAGGTATAGCCTTCAATCTTAAGAGCATCGAAAAGATTCTCAACTGCTCCCTTAAGGTTTAGAAAATCCCTGGGAATTTTACAGCCGGTTATCAGCTCTTTATCTACCCCACCAAGCATTATAAACCCTATTCTCGTTTTCTCCGTGGGCAAGCCCTCGGGAGTAAGGTCGGTGATGAAAATCCTGCCTATTTCAAAGAGAGACATCTCTCTCAGTCCTCGCCTGTAGTTCGTGAGAAGAACGCTAAATAAACCGGGAAGCATGAAGGTCCTCATAACGGACTGATTTTCCCTCAACGGATTTTTTAATTTAACGACTTTTCTCAAGCGATGTCCCTCAGGCAGAAGAAGAGCATCGAAGATAGAGGGATCTATAAAGCTATAGGTTATTACCTCAGTAAGACCACTTCCAACGAGAATATCCCTAACCTTCCATTCGAGCTTTTGAGCCTCACTCATGCCACCTACCTGAGTTTCTCCCCAAGGCATTCTCGCCGGAATTTTTACATACCCGTATATCCTCGCCACTTCTTCTATAAGATCTATCTCTCTTTGAATATCTCCTCTATAAGTCGGAATCTCCACCTCGAGAAGATCCTCTCTATATCTCGAGGCAAAGCCAAGCGAGGAAAGAATGGTTATTATTTCTTCATTTCTTAGCTGAGTGCCCAGTATCTTATTGACTCTCCCAGGCCGAAGCATCACATACCACGACCTAAATGTCTCCTTAGAAAGATCAAAGTAACCCCGTGCCACCTTACCAGATGCTATTTTTGAAATGAGATAGGCAGCCCTATCGGCTGAAAAGAGGGTATTTCCCGGGTCAACCCTTCTTTCAAATCTATATGAGGCCTCCGTAGATACTCCAAGATAACGTGCCGTCATTCTCACAGAAGATGGATTAAAGAAAGCCGATTCAAGGAAAACGTTTTTGGTTCCGCTCCATATCTCAGTTTCCTCACCCCCGATAACACCAGCTATAGCTATAGGCCTTTCCACATCGGCAATTAGGAGATTCTCGGGTGTAAACCTCCTTTCCACCCCGTCTATACAGATCAGCTTTTCACCCTCAAGCGCTTTCCTTATAATTATCTTTTTACCCCTTATAAGGTCGAGATCGAACGCATGAAGCGGTTGCCCCAGCTCAAGCATAACATAGTTCGTTATGTCAACAACGTTATTCACGGGCCTTAGTCCACAATGGATCAACCTTCTCTTGAGCCACAGTGGGCTTTCCCCCACCTTAACATTTTCTATAACCCTACCAACATATCTCGGACAAAGCTCATAATCCTGTACCTCTACGCTAACGAGGTCCCTTATGTCTTCTCCTTCCTCCTCAAGATCGAACTTAGGAAGAAGATTCGCCGGTCCCATGCCCTTTATAGCAGCAACTTCTCTTGCCACACCAAGCATGCTCAGGCAATCTCCTCTATTAGGAGTTATACTTATATCTAAAATCACATCATCCAGCTCATACAGTTTAACGAAATCTTCCCCCTCAGATACGCTCTCTGGAAGCCTTATAAATCCCCCTTCCTCTCCTATACCAAGTCTTTCTTCCGAAGGGAGGATAGCGTTAAAGCTACTTCCAGCGATCGAGTATTCTCTGACCATGCCTCCCCCGGGAATAGAAGATCCTGCAGGAGCAATCACTACCATTTCTCCAGTTTGTGGAGGAGTCTCTCCATCATAGAAAGCAAAATAAATCTTATCACCTACCGAAAGATGCACACTATACCCCGATTCAAAGCGCTCCGTTTTCCTCACCCTCGCAGCTACCAGCCCGCTGATACCAGGATTAAGCCTTTCAACTTCCTCGACCTCGAGACCAACCATGAGAAGCTTATCAGCGAGCGCTTCAGGTGAAAATCCAACATCTATGAACTCATTAAGCCACTTAAAGGAAAGCCTCATTCCTACCCCTCCCTAAAACTGCCTTAGAAAGCGCAGATCGTTTTCGAAAAAGAGCCTCAAGTCATCTATACCATACTTAAGCATCGTTATCCTTTCAACGCCAAGCCCAAAGGCAAAACCTACATACTTGCCACTATCATAGCCCACAGCTTTAAAAACCTCGGGATGAACCATTCCCGCGCCAAGTATTTCAAGCCATCCCGTTCCTTTACAGACAGAACACCCTTCCCCTCCACATCTAACGCACTCAACATCAACCTCCAAGCTCGGTTCCGTAAATGGAAAATAGCTGGGTCTGAAACGCGTTCTCCTCTTCCCTCCAAATATTCTATTAGCAAACTCAGATAAAACTCCCTTAAGATCAGCAAGCTTAACATCTTCGTCGACGAGCAAGCCCTCAACCTGATGAAACATGGGAGAGTGGGTGGGATCCAAATCCCTTCTATAGACCTTGCCGGCAGAAATAACTCTCAAAGGGGGCTTCTTTTCCTTCATTACCCTTATTTGAACCGGAGAAGTATGGGTTCTAAGAAGCGCTCCTTCCGTGATGTAGAAAGTATCATGCATGTCCCTCGCAGGATGATCCTTGGGTATATTGAGAGCCTCAAAGTTATAATAATCGAGCTCTACTTCCGGTCCTTCCTCGAGAGAAAACCCCATAGATGAAAAAATTTCTATTATCTCTCTTAAAACTATGTTTAAAGGATGGATATTTCCTATCCTAATGCGCCTGCCAGGAAGAGTAAAGTCAATCCTTCCCTCAAGCTCCCTTCTATGAGCCTCTGCTGCACGTATTTCCTTCTCCTTCTCCCTTATCCTCTCCTCTATCCACCCCTTAAGCTCGTTAAGAAGTCTCCCCTCTTCTTTCCTCCTTTCCGGAGGCAAACCTTTAAGATTTTTAAATAGAAAGCTTATTTTCCCCTTCCTGCCTATATATCTGGATTTTACCTCATACAGAGCGGGGAGGGTTGAAACCTCCCCTATATCTCTTACAAAGCTTTCCCTTATCTCATCTATGTTCATTATCTTATCTGTATTCATTAACGGGCTTCCTCCCTCCAAAAAGCAAAGATCAGCCCGCCAGTCCAAGGCTTTCTTTAGCAACATCGACCAGCTTCACGAAGGAGTCCCTATCATAAATTGCCATCTCAGCGAGCATCTTACGATTTATAGCCACGCCAGCTTTTTTCAAACCATTTATAAACCGACTATAGGTCAACCCCTCCTCTCTTGCAGCAGCATTTATCCTCGCTATCCAGAGCCTCCTAAACTCCCTCTTCCTCGCCTTTCTATCCCTATAGGAATAGCTAAGAGCTTTCAGCATAGCCTCGTTAGCTCTCCTAAAAACGTTTTTCTTCTGACCATAGTAACCCTTGGTAAGTTTAAATAGCTTCTTTCTCCTTCCTTTTCCAGAGCTTGCGTTTTTAACCCTCATATCTCTCACCCCTTTTCCTCATCGCGATTTAAGCATAGGGCAGCATTTCCTTAACATTGTAAGCATCGCTTCCCCCTAAGAAGGCATCTCTCCTCAATTGTCTCTTCCTCTTAGGGCTCTTTCTTCTTAAGAGATGACTTCTTCCCGTTTTCATGTACTTAACCTTACCCGTAGCGGTTATCTTAAATCTCTTTGCCACGCTTTTACGAGTTTTCATCATGGCTTCATCCCTCCTCTATTTTGGAGCAAGCATAAGACTCATAGACCACCCCTCTGCCTTTGGACCCCATTCAAGTCTACCAATATCCTTGGTTTCCTCAACAACCCTGTTTAGGATTTCCCTACCGTTATCGGCATAACTTAACTCCCTTCCTCTGAAAAACATCGTAACCTTAACTTTACATCCGTCTTGAAGAAACTCTCTGATGCTCTTAAGCTTAAACCTGTAATCGTGCTCTTCTATCTTTGGCCTCATCCTTATCTCCTTAACAACAGCTCCCTTAGTTTTACTCTTAGTCTGCTTCATTTTTTTCTTCATCTCATAGCGATACTTTCCATAATCCATAAGTTTACAAACTGGAGGATTTGCCTCAGGAGCTACCTCAACGAGATCAAGCTGTTTCTCGGAAGCGATCCGAAGAGCCTCTTGGATATTACATATACCTATCTGCTTGCCATCCTCGTCGATAAGTCTAACCTTCCTCGCCCTGATCTGCTCGTTGATCCGATGTTCCTTAATAACATATCACCTCCGATTCTTTTCTCAAGCAAGATATTTTAAAAAGGGCAGATAGAATACACCTATCTGCCCTTTTTAGCCACGAAAAACGATCTTTTTCTCGCTTTAATAAGGACCCTGCAAGCTCCCTCGCCGCAGGGTGAGAGGCAGATAGATGCCCCTTCTTACTGAAGAAAGAATCAATTGAAGTATATCATGAAAAAGCTTATAAGTAAAGAAGTTTCTCCCAAACCCTTTTAAAATCTTCGGGGAGAGGAGCACGTATCTTAAGAAGCTTTCCGCTCAAAGGGTGTTTAAAAGAAAGCTCTTCGCAATGAAGCATACATCTGGGAACCTTACGAATGGCTTCCTCCCAAATTCTTCCTTTTCTGTAAAGTTTCTCACCAACTACTGGATGTCCCACCATCGAGAGATGAATCCTTATCTGGTGCTTTCTACCCGTTGTTATCCTTGCCTGAAGCAATGTTGCGATATTACCACGCTTAAGAACCCTAAAAAAGGAGTGCGCTTCTTTTCCCCCCACGCGAAAGCTTACCTCAAAGGCTTCTCTATCCACTCTCCCCTCCACTATAACTATATAAAGTTTGCCAATTTCCTTTTTCTTAAACAGCTCCTTAAACTTATTAAAAACACCATCTCCCTTAGCAAAGAGGACAGCTCCAGTTGTTTCTAAGTCCAACCTATGGATGGCCCTAACCTTATATCCATCCCTTCTTAATGTGCTTTCCAAGCTTTTGGGGGATTCATTTGTCGGCATAAAGGGGGGTTTGCTAATCGCAACTATATATTCATCCTCGTAAAGGATATCATAAGTGTAATCAGGCTCATAGATAATAGCCTCAACTCGATCTCCATCACTTAAGGGAAAGTTAGCCTTAGAAACCCTTTCCTCATTTACGAAAACCCAACCTCTATCGATAAGCCTTTTAGCCATTCTTCGCGATATAGAAAGTTCCCTTGCGAGAAACTCGCGAAGTGTGATAAGTCTATCTTTGCATTGAAAGCTCAAAAAGTCACTTAAAGTTTTTCTTTCTTTCCTCAAGCAGTCTCATAAACTCCTCCAAAGTAAAGCTTCCCAGATCTCCTTCCCTTCTTTCTCTCACGGAAAGCTTTCTCTCATTAACCTCCTTATCTCCAACTATTACCATATAGGGCACCTTCTCGAGCTGAGCTCCTCTTATCTTGTAACCAAGTTTCTCATTCCTATCGTCAAGTTCAACCCTGTACCCCGCATCAAGAAGCTTTTTATAAACTTCCCGCGCATAAGGAATGTGAGCCTCTCCTATCGTTAACACCTTTATTTGAAGTGGGGCGAGCCACAGAGGAAAGGCACCAGCATAGTGCTCTATGAGAATACCAAAAAACCTTTCTAAGCTACCATATATTACCCTGTGAAGCATTACGGGCCTGTGCCTCTCTCCATCAGGTCCGATATAGGTTATATCGAATTTCTCCGGCATGAGAAAATCAAGCTGTATGGTACCACACTGCCATGTCCTACCTATGCAATCTTTAAGGTGAAAGTCTATCTTAGGGCCATAAAAAGCTCCCTCACCCTTCTTAATCTCATAAGGGATAGACAGGTCATCAAGCGTATCCTTAAGAGCGCTTGTTGCCTTCTCCCATATCTCATCCGATCCCATGGCTTTCTCTGGTTTCGTACTAAGCTCAACTGAATAATCGAAACCGAATATATCCCTGTAAAAGTGATCTGCAAGCCTTATTATGCCCTCTATCTCACTCTTTATCTGTTCGGGTGTACAGAAGATATGTGCATCATCCTGCGTAAAAGCTCTAACCCTCATGAGTCCATGCAGAACGCCAGATCTCTCATGTCTATGGACTATGCCCAGCTCAGCAAGGCGCAAAGGTAGATCTCTGTAGCTCTTTATGCCTTCTTTAAATACGAGTATCGCACCAGGGCAGTTCATCGGCTTTATAGCGTAATCCACCTCATCTATCTTAGTGAAATACATGTTTTCCTTATAGTGATCCCAATGCCCTGAGCGCTCCCAAAGCTCTCTATTAAGTACAAGAGGTGTTCTTATCTCCAAATACCCCGCTTTCCTGTGCTCCCTTCTCCAAAAATCTATAAGCTCATTTAAGACAACCATTCCCTTAGGATGGAAGAAGGGAAATCCCGGACCCTCGGGATGAAGGCTGAACAGATCAAGCTCCCTACCAAGAAGTCTGTGATCCCTCTTCTTCGCCTCTTCCAGCCTTCTTAAATGTTCTTCAAGCATCTCCTTAGCTGGAAATGCAGTTCCATATATTCTTTGAAGCATGGGATTCCTCTCGTCCCCTCTCCAGTAAGCCCCCGCAACGCTCAAGAGCTTAAAGTACTTTATGAGCCCGGTTGATGGAACGTGAGGTCCCGCACACAGATCTATGAACTCCCCCTGCCTATAGAAGCTGATCCTTTCATCAGGTATATCCTTAAGAAGCTCAAGCTTATAAGGTTCATCTTTAAGAATCTCCTCAGCCTCATCTCTTGTCTTAAACTCCCTTATTACAGGATAATCCTCCTCGACTATCTTCTTCATTTCCTCCTCAATTCTCTCAAGATCCTGCGGAGAAAAACCATCGGGATAATCGAAATCATAGTAGAAGCCTTTCTCTATCGCAGGTCCTATTCCCAGCTTAACCTGAGGGAAAAGGCGCTTTACCGCCTGCGCCATAATATGAGAGGCAGTATGCCAAAAAGCCCTTTGAGCCTCAGGGTGAGAGAAATCAAGAAAGTTAACCTCACAATCCTCGTCTACCTCAAAGGTGAGCTCCACAACCTTTCCGTTAACTTCCGCCATAAGAGCCTCCTTAAACCCAAGCAAGACCGCTATATCAAGGAGCTTAGCTCCCTTATCTACACTTATAATCTTCTCTCCAACCTTAACGTTCGGCATACTCATCAGCTCCTTTTAAAATTTAGGTTAGTTAGCTCCTCGAGAGTCAGGGAACGCGTGTGCCTCGTGTGGGACCAGCTCCTGACTCTCACGCTCAAGAGAGCCTGAACTACAACGGGGATCCAAGTTAAACTCCATACCACCAGATAGAAAAGATAAGGAAAAAGCCTTAAAGGGACCTTTTCCTGAATTAAAGCTACAAGTGGATAAAGCCATACCCAAACAGAAATGGAAACCCAAAGCCAAAACGGTAAAAAACCACCTGTGTGAATTCCCCCCATGCCCACATCTGCAAAGGAGGAGAGAAGAAGAAAGAATATTATAGCCCCCCCCAAGAGTATTCTTAAGGGTGATATCGCATAAAAGAACATATCCAGCATATGAAGCTTTCCCTCCAGAATCGCTTTTTTAAGAAGGGCAAAGCCATACCTGAGCGCAACATCCCAATGCCCTCTCATCCACCTCAATCTCTGATACCAAGATTCCCTAAACGTTAAGGGTTTCTCATCGTATACCTTGGCGTCATGTATCCAGCCCACCTTTACCCCCTTAAGGTTAAGCTTAACAGTTAGCTCAAGATCTTCAGTTAGTGAGGTTAAACCAAGAGCATACCTTTCCAGGAGATCACGCGTTAGGGAAAACCCCGTTCCACCGAGGACAGCGGAGAAACCGAGCCTCCACCTCGCGAACTGAAAAACTCTGTTGGATATCCAGTATCCAAGCGCATAAGCCTTAGTTACCCAGCTATCGAGCGGATTCTTTGTATCAAGATAACACTGGACTACCTTTTCCCCTGAAAGAAGCCTTTCATTAACTCTCCTAAGAAAGTTAAGAGATACCAGGTTATCAGCATCGAAAACACAAACCGCATCGAAGTCCTCTTCCTCAAGAAGCCGCTTGAAAGCCCAATCAAGCGCATACTGCTTGCCCTTTTTTAAAGGATCATATCTCCTCCACACAATTGCTCCGCTTTTAAGGGCAACTTCAGCCGTATCGTCGGTGCAGTTATCAGCTATAACTATAATCTTATAAAAATCACTTGGATAATCCAACCTTTTCAGGTTCTCTATAAGTCTATCTATCACATCTCGCTCATTATGAGCAGGAATCAAAATAGTGAATCTTAAAAAACGCTCTTCCCGCGCCTTTTTTTCCCTACGCCACGGAAGCAGCCCCACCGTATATACGAAAACATAATATCCGCCCAGAAGAGCTACCACGAACTGGACGAACAGCGTAAGATAAAACCAGATT
Encoded proteins:
- a CDS encoding RluA family pseudouridine synthase, producing MRKERKTLSDFLSFQCKDRLITLREFLARELSISRRMAKRLIDRGWVFVNEERVSKANFPLSDGDRVEAIIYEPDYTYDILYEDEYIVAISKPPFMPTNESPKSLESTLRRDGYKVRAIHRLDLETTGAVLFAKGDGVFNKFKELFKKKEIGKLYIVIVEGRVDREAFEVSFRVGGKEAHSFFRVLKRGNIATLLQARITTGRKHQIRIHLSMVGHPVVGEKLYRKGRIWEEAIRKVPRCMLHCEELSFKHPLSGKLLKIRAPLPEDFKRVWEKLLYL
- a CDS encoding phenylalanine--tRNA ligase subunit beta, producing the protein MRLSFKWLNEFIDVGFSPEALADKLLMVGLEVEEVERLNPGISGLVAARVRKTERFESGYSVHLSVGDKIYFAFYDGETPPQTGEMVVIAPAGSSIPGGGMVREYSIAGSSFNAILPSEERLGIGEEGGFIRLPESVSEGEDFVKLYELDDVILDISITPNRGDCLSMLGVAREVAAIKGMGPANLLPKFDLEEEGEDIRDLVSVEVQDYELCPRYVGRVIENVKVGESPLWLKRRLIHCGLRPVNNVVDITNYVMLELGQPLHAFDLDLIRGKKIIIRKALEGEKLICIDGVERRFTPENLLIADVERPIAIAGVIGGEETEIWSGTKNVFLESAFFNPSSVRMTARYLGVSTEASYRFERRVDPGNTLFSADRAAYLISKIASGKVARGYFDLSKETFRSWYVMLRPGRVNKILGTQLRNEEIITILSSLGFASRYREDLLEVEIPTYRGDIQREIDLIEEVARIYGYVKIPARMPWGETQVGGMSEAQKLEWKVRDILVGSGLTEVITYSFIDPSIFDALLLPEGHRLRKVVKLKNPLRENQSVMRTFMLPGLFSVLLTNYRRGLREMSLFEIGRIFITDLTPEGLPTEKTRIGFIMLGGVDKELITGCKIPRDFLNLKGAVENLFDALKIEGYTFEELKEDLPFLSRYNSSSISIGGKAIGWIGELSPKIRIEHDIEEAVYIAELDFDLLLSLVSREIRYKGLPKFPAVRRDVSVIVPLEGKAAEVERIIRQTGGEMVEEVRVFDFYQGPQIPQGYRSLAFSVIYRLRDRTLKDEEVDVVHSKVRESLRQAGFEVR
- the zapB gene encoding cell division protein ZapB; this translates as MMEELKALEEKVDALISLVGKLREENSKLREELSKANERLKEIEEIEKQREQFLREKRDMEDRIRRIFAKLVDVVNKEGE
- a CDS encoding cell division protein ZapA; translation: MAKVKLVILGETYWIKGDEPEDKLKELASMVSDTLRDIEETFPHLDSREKLIMLSLNLAERLVDLRRNLLKIGKRVEECLMKE
- the pheS gene encoding phenylalanine--tRNA ligase subunit alpha; protein product: MNIDEIRESFVRDIGEVSTLPALYEVKSRYIGRKGKISFLFKNLKGLPPERRKEEGRLLNELKGWIEERIREKEKEIRAAEAHRRELEGRIDFTLPGRRIRIGNIHPLNIVLREIIEIFSSMGFSLEEGPEVELDYYNFEALNIPKDHPARDMHDTFYITEGALLRTHTSPVQIRVMKEKKPPLRVISAGKVYRRDLDPTHSPMFHQVEGLLVDEDVKLADLKGVLSEFANRIFGGKRRTRFRPSYFPFTEPSLEVDVECVRCGGEGCSVCKGTGWLEILGAGMVHPEVFKAVGYDSGKYVGFAFGLGVERITMLKYGIDDLRLFFENDLRFLRQF
- the rplT gene encoding 50S ribosomal protein L20 yields the protein MRVKNASSGKGRRKKLFKLTKGYYGQKKNVFRRANEAMLKALSYSYRDRKARKREFRRLWIARINAAAREEGLTYSRFINGLKKAGVAINRKMLAEMAIYDRDSFVKLVDVAKESLGLAG
- the rpmI gene encoding 50S ribosomal protein L35, whose amino-acid sequence is MMKTRKSVAKRFKITATGKVKYMKTGRSHLLRRKSPKRKRQLRRDAFLGGSDAYNVKEMLPYA
- a CDS encoding CvpA family protein; this encodes MPHEGINVGFLDIFALALILFLFVRGWFRGISRELTSLVGLIVGLGIAFKYYPSLAGGLRLRFPSIASFSSLISFALIFFLVLVFFSLLGVLLHKILKAVWLGWLDKWGGALFGVAEALVILSALFFVISVLPEVTLLKTLRESSLFYGIFKKYAFPYVRRVIGELKWM
- a CDS encoding endonuclease MutS2, whose product is MDVDKRTRRLLEFEAFKELVSKKALTSMGRRRILAKTTLDKDKLKRELILLEEFHRLLSSGEFPPFTGALEDITPLLENLKTSLKLFPEELLKIRDFCKSVEKLRDYFHSLRGEYPSLYSLAKDIEPLRGLSSSISSAINDRGEVDSGASPLLSSLRRRIKALEERIKGELSKIIYSPDFSDVIQEPIYTLREGRYVIPVRRDKKGSFPGIVHDLSGSGMTVFMEPLSTLELQNKLRELRSEEENEINRILYRLGEITMNASRELMRNLNIVAQLDDLCARALFMIDEKCIVPKLEEKPFLKLVEVRHPLLGREAVPISIEVGKKFSILVITGPNTGGKTVALKTAGLMVLASWCGFPIPAQEAIVGEFDVLFADIGDEQSIVQNLSTFSSHIEPIAKILPRISSRSLLLLDELGAGTDPQEGAALAMAILKYIREKRAKAIVTTHYPALKYYAIRERDIENASVEFDIETLRPTYRLFIGIPGASNALAIAKRLGMLEEVLKEASRLISSQDERVEKVIRELHTKRSSYAILEKKLKEELKKAEEAKDKYQRKLERIREKEEKILSSAKLKANRMLKEAEKELKKILKDAKASVRSYAEAKGKLRKLSKELDEDKPITFEPLRSVKFLKIGDRVYVPKFGKWGEVEEIFPEDEEVVLRIGFFRVFLSKDEVSGEGITQNELDEPEREEISFEVEDVPFELSIRKKSVEEAREDVLRFLDRAFLKGYPYVKIVHGKGEGILRRMVWDLLREIPYVKEFRFGDEIEGGQGVTMVYFERD
- the infC gene encoding translation initiation factor IF-3, whose protein sequence is MNEQIRARKVRLIDEDGKQIGICNIQEALRIASEKQLDLVEVAPEANPPVCKLMDYGKYRYEMKKKMKQTKSKTKGAVVKEIRMRPKIEEHDYRFKLKSIREFLQDGCKVKVTMFFRGRELSYADNGREILNRVVEETKDIGRLEWGPKAEGWSMSLMLAPK